A window of Cellulomonas wangleii genomic DNA:
GGACGACGTCGTCGCCGCGGGCGATCAGCAGCGGTGCCAGCAGGCGTGCCACCTTGCCGTGGCCGCCCACGACGACGACGCGCATCAGGACCGCCCGCCGGTCACCAGGATGCGGTCGCCGGTGACGTACGACGACTCCTGCGACGCGAGGAACACGTAGGCGGGCGCCAGCTCGGCCGGCTGCCCGGCGCGGCCCAGCGGGGTGTCGGACCCGAAGCTCTCCACCTTCTCCGCGTTCATCGTCGCGGGGATCAGCGGGGTCCAGATGGGGCCGGGGCACACGGCGTTGACGCGGATGCCGTCCTCCGCGAGCTGCTGGGCCAGGCCCATCGTGAAGTTGTAGATCGCGGCCTTGGTGGACGCGTAGTCCAGCAGGCCGGGGCTGGGGTCGAACGCCTGGATCGACGAGGTGTTGATGATCGACGCCCCGGCGCCCAGGTGCGGCAGCGCGGCCTGGGTGATCCAGAACATCGCGTAGATGTTCGTCTTCAGCACGCGGTCCAGCTGCTCGGTGGTGATGTCCGCCAGCCCGGACTGCGCCATCTGGTAGGCGGCGTTGTTGACGAGCACGTCCAGCCCGCCGAGCTCCTGCGCGGCGCGGTCCGGCAGGGAGCGCGCGAGCGCCTCGTCACGGATGTCGCCGGGCAGCAGCAGGCCCTTGCG
This region includes:
- a CDS encoding SDR family oxidoreductase; protein product: MADQTTPQDPTTQHPDPDTQTAEQIEHPGRTEDMRKEPDHGEESYRGSGRLEGRRALITGGDSGIGRAVAIAFAREGADVAISYLPEEEEDARVTLSWIEKAGRKGLLLPGDIRDEALARSLPDRAAQELGGLDVLVNNAAYQMAQSGLADITTEQLDRVLKTNIYAMFWITQAALPHLGAGASIINTSSIQAFDPSPGLLDYASTKAAIYNFTMGLAQQLAEDGIRVNAVCPGPIWTPLIPATMNAEKVESFGSDTPLGRAGQPAELAPAYVFLASQESSYVTGDRILVTGGRS